AGGTTCATCAAAAAGGGAGAGGTGGTTCATGTGGGGGCGGTGGTTCGTGAAGAATTGCGGCAAGGAAATTCGTCCAAAGCCCTAAGCGATACCTCCTTTACCCGCTCCCGGCCGGTCCTCCTCATCATGGGAGGAAGCCTCGGTTCAAAGCGGATTAATCAGGTGGTGAGGGAAAGCCTGGATTCCTTGCTCACCCGTTTTCAGGTGGTTCACATCTGTGGGAAAGGAAACATTGATCCCCGTTTTTCCAAAAGGGGATACATACAATACGAATTTGTACGGGAGGAACTCCCCCATCTCCTCGCCTTGGCCGATTTGGTCGTCTCCAGGGCAGGCGCCAATTCCATCTATGAATTTCTCTCCCTGAAAAAACCGATGCTTCTCATCCCCCTCTCCCGTTCCGCCAGCCGGGGGGATCAGATTTTAAACGCCGAGTCTTTCGCCCGTCACGGGTATGCCTCCGTCCTGATGGAGGAAGAGCTTACCCCCTCTTCCTTTCTCGAAGCGGTTCTTCACCTTTATGAAAATCGGCAGCGTTATATTGAAGCCATGAACCAGAGCGATCAAGGAAATTCTTTAGAAAGGGTGATATCGCTTATCAAACAAACGGCCGGTTAATGCGACTCCTTAGGCTCCGAAAGAAATTATCGATCCAGTCTAAAATACCGATGTAAAACAGGAAGAATGCCATCTTCATCATTGGTGGAAGTGATGAGCCGACTCACCTTCTTTACCTTCTCCACCCCGTTTCCCATGGCCACTCCAAGTCCCACCCGTTCAATCATCTCCACATCGTTTCCGCTGTCACCAAAGGCGATCACCTCTTCCATGGAAATCCCCCATTCCCTGCACACCCTCTCTAAGGCGCTGGATTTGGATACGCCTTCCGCCACCACTTCCACATTGTCGTTTCCCGAAAAGGTGAGATGAACCGGCTCCCCCCGTACCCTATCTTCCAGGGAGGAGTGAAACGCTTCCCGGTCTTCCGGCTTTACGGCGATGAAGAACTTAACAGGGGTGATCCTCCCATCTTCGATCCACCCCTTCATCTCCCCTTTTTTTAAAATTCGGCGCTTCGCCAGGGTCGCCTTTTCCAACTTGCGCTCCGTATAAATGGTCCCATCATGGCCAAAAACTTCATAATACGAGACCCTTGATCCTCCTTCTTCCAAATGGTTGATCAGCCTTAGCGCGGTTCGAGGGGAGATTCCTTGAAACCAAAGCGGTTCCCCTTCCCCGGCATAGATGACCGCCCCGTTGCTGGTGAGGATCCGATCGGGCACGAAGGGATGAAGAAGGGGCAGAATGGCCGAAATAACCCGCCCAGTCGCCACCACGATCTTAACCCCTTTCCCTTTCAGCCAATGAAACGCTTCTAGCGTATCCTGGGAAGGCTTACCGTCCGTGTGGAGCAGCGTCCCATCCATATCTGTGGCAATCAGCCGGTACATGATTCCACTCCTATTCAATTCCTTTTCATTTTTTCACACCCACATCTTTTATTTTTCTCCGTTGGAATTATAAATCCTGCTTTCCATCCCATTGATTTTCCCTCACTCATTTATTTTCTGGGTTACGTTTCTTCTTTTACGATTTCCTCTACCGGCAACCATCCGGCCGCTTCTTGATCGGCGATCACGGTTACATCCGGATGGAGGTGTAGGAGGGAGGCCGGAAGTTCCGTGGTAACCCCTTCAGCGTACAGGCGTGCCAAAACCTCTTTTTTATCGGCACCGCTCACAAGGAGGAGAATCCGCTTCGCCTTCATAATCGACCCTACTCCCATGGTGATGGCATGCGTGGGCACCTCTTCGATACTCCGAAAGAAACGGGCATTCGCCTCCCGGGTTTCCTCCGTTAAAGCCACCACGTGGGTCCCCACCTCAAGGGATAGGGAAGGTTCATTAAATCCAATATGGCCGTTATGACCTATCCCAAGAATTTGGAGATCAATCCCACCCCGTTCTTCAATGAGCCGGTCATATTCCTCGCACGCCTTACACTCCTCGTCGGAGAACTCTCCTTTTTCGGCATAGGGAATATGCCTGTTTTCAGGAAGGAGATCCACTTTGCTGAAGAGGTGCTCGTTCATATAGTAATGATAACTCTGGGGATGATCCGGGGTGAGGCCGATATATTCATCCAGGTTAAAGGTGGTTACTCCTTTTAAAGAGATCTCCCCCCGCCTCACCATCTCCGACAACTCTCCGTACATTCCGATCGGTGTACTCCCGGTGGCCAGCCCTAAAACAGAGGTCGGCTTATTCCGCACCTGTTCCGCCACCATCTCCGCTGCCAGGCGGCTGAGCTCAGCATAATGATTTACAATTCTCCACTTCATAATGACTTCCTCACTCCTTCGGGGATTTTCTTCCTTTCCCGAATCAGCTTGCATGATGATTTTAACGTTTTCTAACCTCTTCTGCCCATTCCCTTTCAAGATCCGGGGGTGAAAAGGAAATCATAAAGAAGTTATTTTAGGGTGATGCGCATGAGAGGGGTTTCTCCGGCTTTAAGGGGTTTGTGGGGAAGAATTTCCAACTTTTCTACCCAATCCATGTTGGTGATCACAATTGGAGAGATGGGATTCGCCTTCTCCTCTATTTTTTTCAGATCAAATCGCAGGAGTGGGGTACCGGCCTTCACCTTCTCTCCCGCCTTTACCAGAGCTTGGAACCCTTCCCCTTTTAGGGCGACGGTCTCAAGGCCCACGTGGATTAAAATCTCAAGTCCCGAGAGGGTGCGTATTCCCAGGGCATGCATCGTGGGGAAAACCTGTATCACCTCACCCTCCGCCGGAGAGAGAACCTCCCCTGATGAGGGCAAGATGGCTGCACCGTCACCAATCATCTTTTCATTAAAGGTGGGGTCGGGAACCTCCGTAATGGCCACTTTCTCCCCAGTCATCGGCGAGAGAATCTGAATTTCCTTCTTTTTTTCAAACCATTTTCCAAACATTGAATACATCCTTTCATTTATTAGGGTTCATCGATTCTTATCCAAATCACTTCCCGGCCTTGAGGTTCCCATATGAACTCGATAGCCGGGAAGCAAATATGCGAGGCAGGAGTAGTCCCATGGATAGGATGCAATCCACCGACCGATAGCCGGGAAGTAAATAGAAGAGGGAACGGCGGACCCGCCTTTTTATCTCAGTGGAGAAGCGGCCATGCGCAGATACGTATGACGGATGCCTCGGATGGCAATCGAGTATGTCTTGATGTTCTCCGGAACGGCAATTCCGGCAAATCCCGCATCACCGATATGATAAAGGTCTGCTCCAGCCATCTTACTCATGATGGCGATCTCACGAATCGTCTCCGAATCGGAGCCTTCCTGACTCGTCCCGGTGGCCAGCATCGCCAAGGCTCCGCCCTCATGAACCCATTCTACCCACTTCGACGCCTTCTCCAGGGTGATGCCTGGAACCGTACCCGGCGAAGGAAGGAGAACCACATCGGCACCTGCCTCTATAAACTCTTCCAGCACGTTGCGTGATAGAATCTCCGCTCCCGTTTCTCCCTCTACACCTGCCCCGTGCATCTTTCCTGCGATAATCAGGGAATCTTTTCCTAGGATACGGCGAGCCTTCCTTATGGCTTTCGCAATCTCCCCATTGGTCACGCCGGTCTTAGGATTTCCGGTAAGACAAATAAAATCTACCCCGAGTTCTTTCGCCCTTTCCAGAGACTTTTCACTCGCCATTCTCCCCTCGGGGAGGGAGAGAAGGGATTCTAACGGCTTCGCATCGGGATCAACCGGCTCCAAGTTGACCCCGACCGGACGCCCAATCATCTCTTTTAAACGGAAAATCACCCTTTCCGGCTCCACCCCTTCCAGACCCTCGATTCCGGGATGAAAGAAGTCGAAGAAATTAAGAAGAATAAGATCCGCCCCAAATGCCGCCGCCACTTCTGCATTGGTTACACCAGGATAAAGGGGGGGAACGGCAGAAATCACCTCGGCCAAAAGCGTCCTTCCCTCCGCAGCCTGAATGGAACGTTTCAAATCCTGCCCTGTCATGGCGGAAAAATCACTGGCCCGACAATCTAAAATTCGTTTCGTCACCTTTTTCCACTCCTTTTGGACACCCGTCTTTTTCATCTCATGGAAAAGAGAAACCTTGACCACCCAATGGAAGAAGGTGGTCAAGGATAAACAACTTCTTTCAAAGGTCCGTGAAGCATTCCTGCCGTGAAACAGCCATTTATAGCTTCTGCTTCATCTCATTGGCGACAAACTCCACATCCGTACCCACCACGACCTGCATCTCCTTCTCGCCCATCTTGATGATTCCCTTTGAACCGAGACGTTTCAATTCTTCCTCATTTACTTTTGCCGGATCTTTCACCGTGAGGCGGAGACGGGTGATGCAATTATCCAGGGAGACGATATTGCCGCTTCCGCCGAGGGCAGCCAAATACCCATCGGCCAGGGCGGCATACTTCCCTTCCCCTTCAACGGCGATTCCCTCACCTTCCTCATCGGTCCTGCCCGGTGTCTTAAGATCCAATGCACGGATGAGGAAGTAGAAGACCACAAAATAGACCACTCCATAGATAATCCCCACTCCGAAAAGGAGCCAAGGCTTTTGGGCGATTCCCATGTTAAGGAAGAAATCAATCGCCCCGGCTGAGAACGTAAATCCGTGATGGATCCCTAACCAGTACGCGATCATCAGGGAGAATCCGGTTAATACGGCATGGACCAAATAAAGCACCGGGGAGAGGAACATAAAGGCGAACTCGATCGGTTCCGTAATTCCGGTGAGGAAGGCGGTAAAGGCGACGCTGAATAAAAGACCCGCCACCTGTCTCCTCTTCTCCTTCTTCGCAGCCGCCCACATGGCCAAAGCGGCCGCAGGAAGTCCGAACATCATGACCGGGAAGAAGCCGGCCATGAAAATTCCCGCCGAAGGATCCCCGGCGAAGAACCGGTGAAGATCCCCCGTCGCCCCGTTATATTCCCCGAAGACGAACCAGACCAGGCTGTTAATCACATGATGAAGTCCCAGGGGGATGAGGAGGCGGTTAAGGAGGCCGTAAATTCCCACTCCGATGGCGCCGGCGGTGGTAAGCCATTCACCGACGGCGTTAATCCCCGCCTGGATGGGAGGCCAGATGAACCCGAAGATAAAGGCCAAAACGATCATGAGAAGTCCCGTCACGATGGGGACAAATCTCCGGCCGCCGAAGAAAGCCAACCAGTCGGGCAGTTTGGTATCTTTAAAACGATTGTACATAAGGCCTGCAATGACGCCCGACAAGATTCCGCCCAACACCGACATGTTGATCGTTTCATTAATGGCTCCGGCCCCTTTCGTCAGGATCAAATAGGCGATGGCCCCGGCCAGTCCCGCCGCACCGTTATTGTCCTTCGACATCCCTACCGCCACACCGATGGCGAAGATAAGGGGGAGGTTGTCAAAGACGGCGGACCCGGCTGCCGAAATAAAGGGAATGTTGAGCAAATCGGGCTGACCGAAGCGGAGCAATAATCCCGCCACAGGCAGGATGGCGATGGGAAGCATCAAGGCTTTCCCGATCCTTTGCAGAAAACCTAACATTAGAATTCATCTCCTTTACTTTTTTCTATGAAAAAGCTTCCCCATTGGAAGCTATTTCATGCACGTTAAACTTCCAGTTCTTTTCCTCTTCCTCACACCTTGGGCCAATTCCCCAGGTTTCGTCTCAAGTCGATCCTCTTCTTAAATCTACGGTAAATGTATACCGGTCTCCCCGGTAGATCGATTTTACGATTTCCATAGGCTTTCCATCGGAAAAGTAGGTGATTCCACGAATGAGGAGAACCGGTGATCCTTCAGGAATTCCCAGAATGTGACTTTCGCCTTTACGGGCGATGGAGGCTTCGATATTTCTCCGTCCATGGGAGATCGTAAGGGAAAGTTCATTCTCTACATATTCAAAAAGAGAACGTTCCATCTTCTCCTTGGTCAGGCCAGGAAGCCGTTCCACCGGGATGTAATTGGTTTCGAAGGCCATCGGGATTCCGTCGGCCAATCGCAACCGCTTTATTTCATAAATGGAAGCTCCCTCTTCAATCTGTAATAATTGGGCCATTTCAGGATCGGCAGGGAGAACTGCAAATCCTTTCACTTCCGTGCCAGGGACATGGCCGCGCAGCAGCATTTCCTCGGTAAACCCTGTCACTAAGCCAAGGCTCCGTTCGATCTTCTTCTCCGCCACGAAGGTCCCCTTCCCCCGCTGACGTTTTAAGTACCCATCCCGCACCAGATCCGTTACCGCTTGCCTAACCGTCATGCGGCTGATTCCAAACCTTTCCGATAGCTCCCGTTCCGAGGGGATCAATTGGCCGGGAAGCCACTCCCCCTTCTCAATGCTCTCCTTCAGGAACTCCTTTAACTGATAATAGATCGGAAGGGGTGATTCTTTATCGATCTTCAATCCACCCACCTCTTCTTTCTGTAGAGTCACCAACTGGTTTTCATCATGCCCATGCCTGCGACCGCTCAGCGGACAACCGACGATAGCGAATAGGCCAGCCTACCTCTGCAAAAGGTAAAAACGAGTTCGTTCTCCTCATTTAAGAGGAGGATATCGGCGTCCTTCCCCACGGCGAGACTTCCCTTCCGGTGAAGGAGATGAAGCTCCTTCGCAGGATTGTAGCTCGCCATCCGGATCGCCTCCTCAAGGGTGCAGCCCGAAAAACGCATCATGTTCCGTACCCCTTTATCCATGGTGAGAACGCTTCCTGCGAGGGTGCCGTCCGCCAAAGTAGCCTTTCCATCCGCAACGAAGACCTCCTGCCCCCCTAACTCATATTTCCCGTTTCCCAGGCATTTGGCCCGCATCGCATCGGTAATCAAGGTTATCCCCTCTTTCCCTTTCATTCGATAGGTAAGGGCGACCACTTCCGGATGGACATGAATTCCATCTGCGATCAGTTCCACCATCAGTTGATTCATGAGGAGAGCCGCTCCGGCGGTTCCCGGTTCCCGGTGGTGCATTCCCCGCATGGCGTTAAAGAGATGGGTCACATGGGTCGCCCCGGCTTCCACTCCCCGTCGTACCTGTTCCAACGTGGCGTCCGTATGTCCGATCGAGGAAATGACTCCCGTCTCATGGAGATAGCGGATCAGGGAAAGCACCCCCTCTTCTTCCGGGGCTAAGGTGACCAGTCGAATCAAATGTCCCGATATTTCCTGCCAGTGTTGAAAGAGAGCGAGATCCCCGGGCAGGATCGATTCGACAGGTTGGGCCCCTGCATGCTTCCTGGAAAGAAACGGCCCTTCCAGATGAATCCCCAGGATTTCAGCCCGTCCACCTTCCATCTCCCCTTCGTCATTCCCCACCACCCTCTTCCCCTTCTCCACATAACGGCCTATATTCATCACCGCTCGTTCAATCCGCTCCGGAGCCTCCGTAATCGTGGTGGCAAGGAAAGAGGTCGTACCTTCCCGGGGGAGAGTACCCGCGATGCGGTTAAGCGCCTCTTCCGTGGCATCCATCACATCGGCTCCCCCTGCTCCATGAATGTGGAGGTCGATAAATCCAGGAATAGCCTTCAATCCCTTTCCGCTCAAATCAAGCCGTTCCCATTCCGGTGAAACAGCGGGGCTTTCTTCCATTCTTCCTAAACCGCCGATCTCTCCACCGTTCATCTCAATATAACCGTTTTCAATCCAACCGTCCTCCGTATAGATGGAGACCCCTTTAATGAAACGCTTTCGTTTCAACGTACACACCACTCTTTCTTGGATCACTTTGATCTTATCACCTTAATATCTAGTTGTCTATACCTTTTTCTTCATCCCTACTCCCCCTCTCCATTTCTTTATGACGTAATGATCGAGTCCTTACTTTTTCTTTCCCCTTCTTCGCTCTTTATGCAATCTCTCCTTTCCTTACTCTCTCCTTTTTCCTTTTTTCCCATTCCTTCTTCCGATTTCACCCCTGAGATCCCTTTCTTCCTAGATCCAATCCCATTTCCCCTTTCTTTTCCCCACCCATTGTAGTATTGTGAATAAGGGCATTCCTCTCGTTTCTCCGTACATGAAATCATCCATGAGAGCCATAGAGAAACGGGCGATTGGGAAAAAAATAAAGGAGGCGTTAAAATGGTACGGATCGGAGTGGTAGGAATCGGAAACATCGCCCAAAAGGCGTACCTTCCCATCTTGGGAAAGATGGAAGGGGTAGAGCTTCACTTGGTTACCCGCAATGAAGAAACGTTGCGTAAAATAGGCGATCAATACCGGATCAAAAACAGGTATCGAACGGTGGAGGAGATTCTCACCCTTCCCTTGGATGGCGTCTTCGTACATACGGCTACCGAATCCCATCCATCCATCGTCTCCACGTTGCTCCACCATGGATTTCACGTCTACGTGGATAAACCCCTTGCTTACACCTACCAAGAGGCGGAGAGGCTGGTCCGCCTGGCGGAAAAGATGAATCGAATCCTCATGGTAGGGTTTAACCGGCGTTTTGCTCCGATGGTGAGGGATCTTAAAGCGATGAAGGGGCCAAAACTCCTGCTCATGGAGAAAAACCGCTCCTCCCTCCCCGGCGAGATACGCACTTTCCTCTTCGACGATTTTATCCACGTCGCGGATACCCTGCGTTTCTTATTGCAAGAGCCGATCTTGAATTTCCATGTCCATACCCGTAGAGAGGGGGAACTCCTCTATCATATCGCCCTTCATCTCATCAGCAAGCATCATCACGCCATCGGCATAATGAACCGGGATAACGGCGTTGCGGAAGAAAAAATCGAAGTGATGAGTCCCGGTTGGAAACGGGAGATCCGAAACCTGAATGAGGGAACCGACTATCGGGACGGTAAAGAGATTCGCCTATCTTTTGGGGATTGGGATCCTATCCTCTATCGAAGGGGTTTTACCGACATCATCACCCACTTTATCGAGGCGATCCAGGGAAAAAGAACGATCGATCCCTCTGCCCAGGATGCTTTGGAGACCCACCTTCTCCTCGAAAAGGTGATCGAACACATCACGGGGGAAGAAATGGAAAGAAGAGGCGTTTAATCCAGCGGGAATGCGTCACGCGGAGGCGTATGGGTGCATAAAACCGATGATTCGAAGGGACGAAAAAGGCTATATTGGAAGCTTTTCTACGGTTTGAAAAAGGGGGCGTTCACGAAAATAAGGCCGTTCCACCGTATCGATCAGCCCCCCTCCCAGGCAAACCTCCCCGTCATAAAAGACCACCGCCTGACCGGGAGTAATGGCCTTTTGGGGCTGGAGAAAGCGGAGATGTACACGGCCCGCCTCTTCAACCCTAACCTCAACCTCCTGATCCGGCTGCCGATAACGAAACTTCGCCGTGCATTGAAATCGGCGGGCTGGGGGTGACCCGGCCACCCAGTTTACCTCTTCCGCCGTTAAGGATGTGGCATAGAGGGCGGGATGGTTCTCCCCTTGGGCGACATAAAGGATATTCTTCTTTAGGTCCTTTTCCGCTACAAACCAAGGCTCCCCGGTTCCGATCCCACCAATGCCGAGGCCGGAACGCTGCCCGTAGGTGTAATACATCAGCCCGTCATGGCGCGCCAGCACCTTCCCGTCTTCCACATTCCGTATCTCTCCAGGTTGGGCAGGAAGATATCGGCTCAAAAATTCCTTAAAATCCCTCTCCCCGATAAAGCAGATTCCGGTGCTGTCTTTCTTCTTCGCCGTCGCGAGTCCAACCCTTTCCGCGATGGCCCGTACCTCTTTCTTCGTCCGTTCCCCCAAGGGAAAGAGGGCCTTCGACAGCTGGAACTGATTTAAACGGTGCAGGAAATAGGATTGGTCCTTCCGCTCATCCACTCCCCGAAGGAGTTGAAAAAGCCCATCCCTCTCCCTCACCTTCGCATAATGGCCCATGGCTACATAATCGGCGCCCAGCTCTAAAGCTTTCCGCATAAATTCGCCAAATTTAATCTCCGGATTACACATCACATCCGGATTCGGCGTCCGCCCCCTGCGATATTCTTCAAGAAAATAGGAGAATACCCTCTCCTTGTATTCCTTCTCGAAGTTGACGGAGTAATAGGGAATGCCGATCTGGGTCGCTACCCGACGCACATCGGCAAAGTCCTCATCCGCTGTGCAGCGCCCCCATTCATCCGTCTCATCCCAGTTTTTCATGAAAAGGCCAATCACCTCATAACCGGCTTCCTTTAAAAGGTAAGCCGCTACGGAGGAGTCCACCCCTCCGGACATTCCCACCACGACTCGGATCTTGCGGGAAACTTTTCTATCCATTCTCGTCCACCCTTTCTCTGCGGAAAGTGAGCCGATACGTCCCATCTCCTCATCTTGCGAACCACAACGTCTCTTCGGCTTATTATACCACATCTTCCCCCTTCTCCGTTCATCCACGAATCACAAAAAAGGCTGTCCCATAGGACAGCCACATCGAAACCATAGCCACGTAACCGGCATCCTCCATCGATCTACCACGTCTTATAGCCGATCGACTCCGGCGCACTGTTGACGATCAGATCCACCACAGGAATCGTATAGGCCACGAGGATTAAGACCACGGATACGGTAATCCATAACTTCCAGTTTTCCAGGAAGCGGGGAGTGACCATCGCCTCCTCGTTCTCTTCCCCGAGGGGAAATTCTTCCTCCTCCGATTTCGGCGCGAAGAAACTGAGGTGAATGACGTTATAGATCATGAGCATAGCCCCGATGAAGAGGATCGTGCCGCCAACCGCCAGGGTAGCGTAATTCCCGAAAAAGCCCTCAAACCATTGCTGGGCCACAGGGTTATTGTTGTAGGTGGTAAAGGCGGTACGCCGCGGCGCTCCTTCCAAGCCCAACGTATGCATCGCGATGGACATAATCAGCATCCCCACCGACCAAAAGAT
The DNA window shown above is from Thermicanus aegyptius DSM 12793 and carries:
- a CDS encoding GntR family transcriptional regulator, with the translated sequence MKIDKESPLPIYYQLKEFLKESIEKGEWLPGQLIPSERELSERFGISRMTVRQAVTDLVRDGYLKRQRGKGTFVAEKKIERSLGLVTGFTEEMLLRGHVPGTEVKGFAVLPADPEMAQLLQIEEGASIYEIKRLRLADGIPMAFETNYIPVERLPGLTKEKMERSLFEYVENELSLTISHGRRNIEASIARKGESHILGIPEGSPVLLIRGITYFSDGKPMEIVKSIYRGDRYTFTVDLRRGST
- a CDS encoding Cof-type HAD-IIB family hydrolase translates to MYRLIATDMDGTLLHTDGKPSQDTLEAFHWLKGKGVKIVVATGRVISAILPLLHPFVPDRILTSNGAVIYAGEGEPLWFQGISPRTALRLINHLEEGGSRVSYYEVFGHDGTIYTERKLEKATLAKRRILKKGEMKGWIEDGRITPVKFFIAVKPEDREAFHSSLEDRVRGEPVHLTFSGNDNVEVVAEGVSKSSALERVCREWGISMEEVIAFGDSGNDVEMIERVGLGVAMGNGVEKVKKVSRLITSTNDEDGILPVLHRYFRLDR
- the nagB gene encoding glucosamine-6-phosphate deaminase, with product MKWRIVNHYAELSRLAAEMVAEQVRNKPTSVLGLATGSTPIGMYGELSEMVRRGEISLKGVTTFNLDEYIGLTPDHPQSYHYYMNEHLFSKVDLLPENRHIPYAEKGEFSDEECKACEEYDRLIEERGGIDLQILGIGHNGHIGFNEPSLSLEVGTHVVALTEETREANARFFRSIEEVPTHAITMGVGSIMKAKRILLLVSGADKKEVLARLYAEGVTTELPASLLHLHPDVTVIADQEAAGWLPVEEIVKEET
- a CDS encoding undecaprenyldiphospho-muramoylpentapeptide beta-N-acetylglucosaminyltransferase encodes the protein MAKRILFTGGGTAGHVMVNLALIPSFLNEGWEVSYIGSEKGIERQLITHSFPHIPYFPIATGKLRRYFDWNNFKDPFRVIQGAFQAYRIIGRINPNVLFSKGGFVAVPVIFGAWLHRVPILIHESDYTPGLANRLSMPFASKILTTFPETERFIKKGEVVHVGAVVREELRQGNSSKALSDTSFTRSRPVLLIMGGSLGSKRINQVVRESLDSLLTRFQVVHICGKGNIDPRFSKRGYIQYEFVREELPHLLALADLVVSRAGANSIYEFLSLKKPMLLIPLSRSASRGDQILNAESFARHGYASVLMEEELTPSSFLEAVLHLYENRQRYIEAMNQSDQGNSLERVISLIKQTAG
- a CDS encoding PEP phosphonomutase, translated to MKKTGVQKEWKKVTKRILDCRASDFSAMTGQDLKRSIQAAEGRTLLAEVISAVPPLYPGVTNAEVAAAFGADLILLNFFDFFHPGIEGLEGVEPERVIFRLKEMIGRPVGVNLEPVDPDAKPLESLLSLPEGRMASEKSLERAKELGVDFICLTGNPKTGVTNGEIAKAIRKARRILGKDSLIIAGKMHGAGVEGETGAEILSRNVLEEFIEAGADVVLLPSPGTVPGITLEKASKWVEWVHEGGALAMLATGTSQEGSDSETIREIAIMSKMAGADLYHIGDAGFAGIAVPENIKTYSIAIRGIRHTYLRMAASPLR
- the nagE gene encoding N-acetylglucosamine-specific PTS transporter subunit IIBC: MLGFLQRIGKALMLPIAILPVAGLLLRFGQPDLLNIPFISAAGSAVFDNLPLIFAIGVAVGMSKDNNGAAGLAGAIAYLILTKGAGAINETINMSVLGGILSGVIAGLMYNRFKDTKLPDWLAFFGGRRFVPIVTGLLMIVLAFIFGFIWPPIQAGINAVGEWLTTAGAIGVGIYGLLNRLLIPLGLHHVINSLVWFVFGEYNGATGDLHRFFAGDPSAGIFMAGFFPVMMFGLPAAALAMWAAAKKEKRRQVAGLLFSVAFTAFLTGITEPIEFAFMFLSPVLYLVHAVLTGFSLMIAYWLGIHHGFTFSAGAIDFFLNMGIAQKPWLLFGVGIIYGVVYFVVFYFLIRALDLKTPGRTDEEGEGIAVEGEGKYAALADGYLAALGGSGNIVSLDNCITRLRLTVKDPAKVNEEELKRLGSKGIIKMGEKEMQVVVGTDVEFVANEMKQKL
- a CDS encoding PTS sugar transporter subunit IIA, with translation MFGKWFEKKKEIQILSPMTGEKVAITEVPDPTFNEKMIGDGAAILPSSGEVLSPAEGEVIQVFPTMHALGIRTLSGLEILIHVGLETVALKGEGFQALVKAGEKVKAGTPLLRFDLKKIEEKANPISPIVITNMDWVEKLEILPHKPLKAGETPLMRITLK
- the mnmA gene encoding tRNA 2-thiouridine(34) synthase MnmA, which encodes MDRKVSRKIRVVVGMSGGVDSSVAAYLLKEAGYEVIGLFMKNWDETDEWGRCTADEDFADVRRVATQIGIPYYSVNFEKEYKERVFSYFLEEYRRGRTPNPDVMCNPEIKFGEFMRKALELGADYVAMGHYAKVRERDGLFQLLRGVDERKDQSYFLHRLNQFQLSKALFPLGERTKKEVRAIAERVGLATAKKKDSTGICFIGERDFKEFLSRYLPAQPGEIRNVEDGKVLARHDGLMYYTYGQRSGLGIGGIGTGEPWFVAEKDLKKNILYVAQGENHPALYATSLTAEEVNWVAGSPPARRFQCTAKFRYRQPDQEVEVRVEEAGRVHLRFLQPQKAITPGQAVVFYDGEVCLGGGLIDTVERPYFRERPLFQTVEKLPI
- the nagA gene encoding N-acetylglucosamine-6-phosphate deacetylase, giving the protein MKRKRFIKGVSIYTEDGWIENGYIEMNGGEIGGLGRMEESPAVSPEWERLDLSGKGLKAIPGFIDLHIHGAGGADVMDATEEALNRIAGTLPREGTTSFLATTITEAPERIERAVMNIGRYVEKGKRVVGNDEGEMEGGRAEILGIHLEGPFLSRKHAGAQPVESILPGDLALFQHWQEISGHLIRLVTLAPEEEGVLSLIRYLHETGVISSIGHTDATLEQVRRGVEAGATHVTHLFNAMRGMHHREPGTAGAALLMNQLMVELIADGIHVHPEVVALTYRMKGKEGITLITDAMRAKCLGNGKYELGGQEVFVADGKATLADGTLAGSVLTMDKGVRNMMRFSGCTLEEAIRMASYNPAKELHLLHRKGSLAVGKDADILLLNEENELVFTFCRGRLAYSLSSVVR
- a CDS encoding Gfo/Idh/MocA family protein; this encodes MVRIGVVGIGNIAQKAYLPILGKMEGVELHLVTRNEETLRKIGDQYRIKNRYRTVEEILTLPLDGVFVHTATESHPSIVSTLLHHGFHVYVDKPLAYTYQEAERLVRLAEKMNRILMVGFNRRFAPMVRDLKAMKGPKLLLMEKNRSSLPGEIRTFLFDDFIHVADTLRFLLQEPILNFHVHTRREGELLYHIALHLISKHHHAIGIMNRDNGVAEEKIEVMSPGWKREIRNLNEGTDYRDGKEIRLSFGDWDPILYRRGFTDIITHFIEAIQGKRTIDPSAQDALETHLLLEKVIEHITGEEMERRGV